The Streptococcus toyakuensis genome has a window encoding:
- the ilvD gene encoding dihydroxy-acid dehydratase, which produces MTELDKRHRSSIYDSMVKSPNRAMLRATGMTDKDFETPIVGVISTWAENTPCNIHLHDFGKLAKEGVKSAGAWPVQFGTITVADGIAMGTPGMRFSLTSRDIIADSIEAAMGGHNVDAFVAIGGCDKNMPGSMIAIANMDIPAIFAYGGTIAPGNLDGKDIDLVSVFEGIGKWNHGDMTAEDVKRLECNACPGPGGCGGMYTANTMATAIEVLGMSLPGSSSHPAESADKKEDIEAAGRAVVKMLELGLKPSDILTREAFEDAITVTMALGGSTNATLHLLAIAHAANVDLSLEDFNTIQERVPHLADLKPSGQYVFQDLYEVGGVPAVMRYLLANGFLHGDRITCTGKTVAENLADFADLTPGQKVIMPLENPKRADGPLIILNGNLAPDGAVAKVSGVKVRRHVGPAKVFDSEEDAIQAVLTDEIVDGDVVVVRFVGPKGGPGMPEMLSLSSMIVGKGQGDKVALLTDGRFSGGTYGLVVGHIAPEAQDGGPIAYLRTGDIVTVDQDTKEISMAVSEEELEKRKAETTLPPLYSRGVLGKYAHIVSSASRGAVTDFWNMDKSGKK; this is translated from the coding sequence ATGACTGAATTAGATAAACGTCACCGCAGTAGCATTTATGACAGCATGGTAAAATCACCAAACCGTGCCATGCTTCGTGCGACTGGTATGACAGATAAGGACTTTGAAACACCGATTGTAGGGGTTATTTCGACCTGGGCGGAAAATACACCATGTAACATTCACTTGCATGATTTCGGGAAATTGGCTAAAGAGGGTGTCAAATCAGCAGGTGCTTGGCCTGTGCAGTTTGGGACTATCACTGTAGCGGACGGGATTGCTATGGGAACGCCTGGTATGCGTTTCTCTTTGACATCTCGTGATATCATCGCGGACTCTATCGAGGCGGCGATGGGTGGTCACAACGTCGATGCCTTCGTCGCTATCGGTGGCTGTGATAAGAACATGCCTGGTTCTATGATTGCCATTGCTAATATGGATATTCCAGCTATTTTCGCCTATGGTGGAACCATTGCACCAGGAAATCTTGATGGCAAAGACATCGACTTAGTTTCTGTTTTTGAGGGTATTGGAAAATGGAACCACGGTGATATGACAGCTGAGGACGTGAAACGTCTTGAATGTAATGCCTGCCCTGGCCCTGGTGGCTGTGGTGGTATGTATACTGCTAATACCATGGCGACTGCTATCGAAGTTCTCGGTATGAGTTTGCCAGGCTCTTCATCTCACCCAGCTGAATCAGCTGACAAGAAAGAAGACATCGAAGCAGCAGGACGTGCTGTTGTTAAGATGTTGGAGCTCGGTCTCAAACCATCAGATATCTTGACTCGTGAAGCCTTTGAAGATGCTATCACTGTAACTATGGCTCTCGGTGGTTCTACAAATGCCACTCTTCACTTGCTTGCCATTGCCCATGCTGCCAATGTTGACTTGTCACTTGAGGACTTCAATACAATTCAAGAACGTGTGCCTCACTTGGCTGACTTGAAACCATCTGGTCAGTATGTCTTCCAAGATCTCTATGAAGTTGGTGGTGTGCCTGCGGTTATGAGATACCTCTTGGCAAATGGTTTCCTTCATGGAGATCGCATCACATGTACTGGTAAGACTGTCGCTGAGAACTTGGCTGATTTTGCAGACCTCACTCCAGGTCAAAAAGTTATTATGCCACTTGAAAATCCAAAACGTGCGGATGGTCCGCTTATCATCTTGAACGGGAACCTTGCACCAGACGGTGCGGTTGCCAAGGTATCAGGTGTTAAAGTGCGTCGTCACGTTGGTCCAGCTAAGGTCTTTGACTCAGAAGAAGATGCTATCCAGGCTGTTTTGACAGATGAAATCGTTGATGGCGATGTAGTCGTTGTTCGTTTCGTTGGACCTAAAGGTGGTCCTGGTATGCCTGAGATGCTGTCACTTTCATCAATGATCGTTGGTAAAGGTCAAGGAGACAAGGTGGCCCTCTTGACGGATGGGCGTTTCTCTGGTGGTACTTATGGTCTGGTTGTTGGACATATCGCTCCTGAAGCTCAGGATGGTGGACCAATTGCCTACCTCCGTACAGGCGATATCGTTACTGTTGACCAAGATACCAAAGAAATTTCCATGGCTGTATCTGAAGAAGAACTTGAAAAACGTAAGGCAGAAACAACCTTGCCACCACTTTACAGCCGTGGTGTCCTCGGTAAATATGCCCATATCGTATCATCTGCTTCACGCGGAGCCGTGACAGACTTCTGGAATATGGACAAGTCAGGTAAAAAATAA
- a CDS encoding metal-sulfur cluster assembly factor, whose product MRDDIKINDRALALQDQIIEKLEKVFDTDVELDVYNLGLIYEINLDETGLCKIVMTFTDTACDCAESLPIEIVAGLKQIEGIEDVKVEVTWSPAWKITRISRYGRIALGLPPR is encoded by the coding sequence ATGAGAGACGATATCAAAATCAATGACCGCGCTTTGGCCTTACAAGACCAAATTATCGAAAAACTAGAGAAGGTTTTTGATACAGATGTGGAATTGGATGTTTACAATCTAGGACTGATTTATGAAATCAATCTGGATGAAACTGGGCTCTGCAAGATTGTCATGACCTTCACTGACACTGCCTGCGATTGTGCAGAAAGCTTGCCTATTGAAATCGTGGCAGGTCTAAAACAAATCGAGGGGATAGAAGATGTCAAGGTTGAAGTTACCTGGTCGCCTGCATGGAAGATCACACGAATCAGTCGCTACGGCCGTATTGCCCTTGGACTACCACCTCGTTAA
- a CDS encoding helix-turn-helix domain-containing protein, with the protein MEQIGKVFRQLRESRNISLRQATGGQFSPSMLSRFETGQSELSVEKFLFALENISASVEEILFLARGFQYDTDSELRKEIIDVLDPKNIAPLEDLYRREYQKHAHSQNKQKHILNVILIKSYMKSMDERVELTAEEGKVLHDYLFSTEIWGIYELNLFSVSSPFLSVSLFTRYVREMVRKSDFLMEVSGNRNLFHTILLNGFLASIECEEFTNASYFKRVIKEHFYNENETYFRIVYLWADGLLDSKQGRVKEGQKKMEDAVHIFEMLGCNKSAEYYRNTIDC; encoded by the coding sequence ATGGAGCAGATTGGAAAAGTCTTTAGGCAATTACGAGAGTCAAGAAATATCTCACTGAGACAAGCAACTGGGGGACAATTTTCGCCGTCCATGTTGTCCCGATTTGAAACTGGTCAGAGTGAGCTTTCGGTAGAAAAGTTTCTATTTGCCCTAGAAAATATATCTGCCAGTGTGGAGGAAATCCTCTTTCTGGCGAGAGGTTTTCAGTATGATACAGATTCTGAGCTAAGAAAAGAAATCATAGATGTCTTGGATCCAAAGAATATAGCTCCGCTTGAGGACTTGTATCGCAGGGAGTATCAAAAGCATGCCCATTCTCAAAACAAACAGAAACATATTCTAAATGTCATTCTTATCAAGTCTTATATGAAGAGCATGGACGAAAGGGTAGAGTTAACGGCAGAGGAGGGGAAAGTCCTTCATGATTATTTGTTTTCTACCGAGATCTGGGGAATCTATGAACTCAATTTATTTTCAGTCAGTTCACCATTTCTATCTGTTTCTCTTTTCACTAGGTATGTTAGAGAGATGGTACGAAAATCTGATTTTCTAATGGAAGTGTCTGGCAATCGAAACCTGTTTCACACTATACTATTGAATGGCTTTTTAGCTAGCATTGAGTGTGAAGAATTTACCAATGCCTCTTATTTTAAACGTGTTATCAAAGAGCATTTCTACAATGAAAATGAAACCTATTTCCGAATTGTCTATTTGTGGGCTGACGGTCTCCTTGATAGCAAGCAAGGTAGAGTCAAGGAAGGCCAGAAAAAGATGGAAGATGCTGTCCATATTTTTGAGATGCTTGGCTGTAATAAATCTGCTGAATACTACAGAAATACGATCGATTGTTGA
- the hisS gene encoding histidine--tRNA ligase codes for MKLQKPKGTQDILPAESAKWQYVEGFAREIFKRYNYAEVRTPIFEHYEVISRSVGDTTDIVTKEMYDFYDKGDRHITLRPEGTAPVVRSYVENKLFAPEVQKPSKFYYMGPMFRYERPQAGRLRQFHQIGVECFGSSNPATDVETIAMAAHFLKEIGIQGVKLHLNTLGNPESRAAYRQALIDYLTPLKETLSKDSQRRLEENPLRVLDSKEKEDKVAVENAPSILDFLDEESQAHFDAVRQMLENLGVDYIIDTNMVRGLDYYNHTIFEFITEIEGNDLTVCAGGRYDGLVSYFGGPETAGFGFGLGVERLLLILEKQGVALPIENALDVYIAVLGDGANVKALELVQALRQQGFKAERDYLNRKLKAQFKSADVFAAKTLITLGESEVESGQVTVKNNQTREEVQVSLETISQNFSEIFEKLGF; via the coding sequence ATGAAATTACAAAAACCAAAAGGAACGCAGGATATTTTACCTGCTGAATCTGCCAAATGGCAGTACGTTGAGGGCTTTGCCCGTGAGATTTTCAAGCGCTACAACTATGCAGAAGTTCGCACGCCTATTTTTGAGCATTACGAGGTTATCAGCCGCTCTGTCGGAGATACAACGGATATCGTAACCAAGGAAATGTACGATTTCTATGACAAGGGTGACCGTCATATTACCCTCCGTCCAGAAGGAACTGCGCCCGTTGTCCGTTCCTATGTGGAAAATAAACTCTTCGCCCCAGAAGTGCAAAAGCCGAGCAAGTTCTACTACATGGGCCCTATGTTCCGTTATGAGCGTCCACAGGCAGGGCGTTTGCGCCAGTTCCACCAGATTGGTGTTGAGTGTTTTGGCTCTAGCAATCCAGCTACCGATGTGGAAACCATCGCGATGGCAGCCCATTTCTTGAAAGAAATTGGCATCCAAGGTGTAAAACTACACCTCAATACGCTTGGAAATCCTGAGAGCCGTGCGGCTTACCGTCAAGCCTTGATTGACTATTTGACACCGCTCAAAGAGACCTTGTCTAAGGATAGCCAACGTCGCTTGGAGGAAAATCCTCTCCGTGTCTTGGACTCTAAGGAAAAAGAAGACAAGGTAGCAGTGGAGAATGCACCGTCTATCTTGGATTTCCTTGATGAAGAAAGCCAAGCTCATTTTGATGCTGTGCGTCAGATGTTGGAAAATCTTGGAGTAGACTATATCATCGATACCAATATGGTGCGTGGTCTAGACTACTACAACCACACTATTTTCGAGTTCATCACTGAGATTGAGGGCAATGACTTGACAGTCTGTGCGGGTGGTCGCTATGATGGTTTAGTTTCCTACTTTGGTGGTCCTGAAACTGCTGGATTTGGTTTTGGACTTGGTGTAGAGCGCCTGCTTCTCATTCTTGAAAAGCAAGGTGTGGCCCTCCCTATCGAAAACGCCCTAGATGTCTATATCGCAGTCTTGGGAGACGGAGCAAATGTCAAGGCCTTGGAATTGGTACAAGCTCTTCGCCAACAAGGTTTCAAAGCAGAGCGTGATTACCTCAACCGTAAGCTCAAAGCTCAGTTCAAATCAGCCGATGTCTTTGCGGCTAAGACCCTCATCACCTTAGGAGAGAGTGAAGTCGAAAGTGGACAAGTGACGGTCAAGAACAACCAAACCCGAGAAGAAGTGCAAGTGTCACTTGAGACAATCAGCCAAAACTTCTCAGAAATCTTTGAAAAACTAGGATTTTAA
- a CDS encoding helix-turn-helix transcriptional regulator, whose amino-acid sequence MQLKNRLKELRARDGLNQTELAKLAEVSRQTISLLERDEYTPSIIIALKISQIFNETVESVFRLEEDE is encoded by the coding sequence ATGCAACTAAAAAATCGTCTAAAAGAGTTGCGGGCTCGCGATGGCCTTAATCAAACCGAACTAGCCAAGCTAGCAGAGGTTTCCAGACAGACTATCAGTCTATTAGAACGGGATGAATACACCCCGTCCATTATCATTGCCCTGAAAATATCTCAAATTTTCAACGAAACAGTCGAATCGGTATTTCGCTTGGAGGAGGACGAGTGA
- a CDS encoding ABC transporter ATP-binding protein, protein MIRVENVSKSFGSKKALHQISFEIKEGEIFGFLGPSGSGKTTMINVLTGQLAADQGNTILLGKNSQDLTSNDLEQIGIVSDGSGFYEKMSLYKNLLIYAKLYGLKSDRVNQVLQQVGLADAKDIIAEKLSTGMKQRMFLARALLNAPKILFLDEPTSGLDPTTSKMIHILLQELKQAGTTIFLTTHDMNEATLLCDRLSLLNKGNLIEYGSPQDIIQKYHVDKKVRVVYNDGREQIVPFEELPHLDTTDLMVVHSCEPTLEEIFIRLTGEKLDV, encoded by the coding sequence ATGATTCGTGTTGAAAATGTAAGCAAAAGTTTTGGGAGCAAAAAAGCTCTTCATCAGATTTCTTTTGAGATTAAGGAGGGGGAAATCTTTGGTTTTCTTGGGCCTTCTGGCTCAGGTAAAACAACCATGATTAACGTCTTAACAGGTCAGTTGGCTGCAGATCAAGGTAACACAATTTTGTTAGGCAAGAATTCTCAAGATTTAACCTCAAATGATTTGGAACAAATTGGTATTGTTAGTGATGGCAGTGGTTTTTATGAAAAGATGAGTCTTTACAAAAATCTTCTCATCTATGCTAAGTTATATGGCCTCAAGTCAGATAGAGTAAATCAGGTGCTCCAACAGGTTGGATTGGCAGATGCTAAAGATATTATCGCAGAAAAACTATCTACAGGAATGAAACAACGAATGTTCTTGGCTCGTGCCCTTCTGAATGCTCCTAAGATTCTCTTCCTAGATGAGCCAACTAGTGGCTTAGACCCTACAACATCTAAGATGATTCATATCCTACTTCAAGAATTAAAGCAGGCGGGGACAACTATCTTTCTGACCACGCATGATATGAATGAAGCAACTCTGCTTTGTGATCGCTTATCTCTTTTGAATAAGGGGAACTTAATAGAGTATGGAAGTCCGCAAGATATTATCCAGAAGTACCATGTGGATAAGAAAGTACGTGTGGTTTATAACGATGGACGAGAACAGATAGTTCCATTTGAAGAATTGCCACATTTAGACACGACAGATTTGATGGTGGTCCACTCTTGTGAGCCAACTTTAGAAGAAATCTTTATCAGATTGACAGGAGAAAAGTTAGATGTTTAG
- a CDS encoding ABC transporter permease, with protein MFRKLNALLWLRLQVLISNSTLLATLLMPFGATVLYNEFLNKNGELSLFLLSASLTMVLSMGSGYMVSIMMAEDKEKRNLKSLLLSGVTATEYTFSMLVLPILIMLLAMIVLPIYLKVDLSGYLFAYVIYLLLATISIIFLNLLIGAVSDTQSKAQVYSIFPMLIVSVLPMIASQNDTVQKVLDYSFVGPIVNLLNKKGGEISFSNIGMLLAWVLVLGIANLFVLKNSYKAR; from the coding sequence ATGTTTAGAAAATTAAATGCCCTACTATGGTTAAGATTACAAGTTCTTATCAGCAATTCAACTTTGTTGGCGACTCTATTGATGCCTTTTGGAGCGACTGTTCTATATAATGAATTTTTAAATAAGAATGGAGAATTGAGCCTGTTTTTACTATCTGCTAGCTTGACGATGGTCTTGAGCATGGGAAGTGGTTATATGGTATCGATTATGATGGCAGAAGATAAGGAAAAACGAAATCTTAAATCACTCCTCCTAAGTGGTGTGACAGCAACAGAATATACTTTCAGTATGCTCGTTCTCCCTATTCTGATAATGTTACTTGCTATGATTGTACTTCCCATCTATCTTAAAGTAGATCTATCAGGTTATTTATTTGCCTACGTTATCTATTTGCTCCTAGCAACGATTAGTATTATTTTTCTCAACCTTCTAATCGGTGCGGTGTCAGATACTCAATCTAAAGCGCAAGTTTATAGTATCTTCCCTATGTTAATTGTCTCTGTTTTACCTATGATTGCTTCTCAAAATGATACGGTTCAAAAAGTGTTGGATTACTCGTTCGTTGGTCCTATTGTAAATCTTTTAAATAAAAAAGGTGGAGAAATATCTTTTTCTAACATCGGTATGTTACTTGCCTGGGTACTTGTGTTAGGAATAGCGAACCTCTTTGTATTGAAAAACAGCTATAAAGCAAGATAG
- a CDS encoding CPBP family intramembrane glutamic endopeptidase — MKLLKNLGWFLLAILSFVFIYGTVQSGAVEALNLGASPYATTLLYVALAGVYVYVIYKWYQKGPVHIEKSGFNRFIWLPALVWFLSLLVQFFLPDDPSVNQQMATDLTLAQPLFSFFAVVIFAPLTEELIFRGMLARYLFPKQDNSKQTLIFLLVTSVLFALIHFPGDVQQFLVYASLGFSLGLAYISRKGLVYSISLHALNNLVGFLMILML; from the coding sequence ATGAAACTACTTAAAAACCTTGGCTGGTTTCTTCTAGCCATTCTATCCTTTGTGTTTATCTATGGTACCGTTCAGAGTGGGGCTGTAGAAGCTTTGAATCTAGGCGCTTCACCCTATGCTACTACCTTGCTTTATGTGGCCTTGGCTGGAGTATATGTGTACGTCATTTATAAATGGTATCAGAAAGGTCCTGTTCATATTGAGAAGAGTGGCTTCAACCGATTTATTTGGCTTCCTGCTCTGGTTTGGTTCTTATCTCTGCTTGTCCAGTTTTTCTTGCCAGATGATCCTTCGGTAAATCAACAAATGGCGACAGACTTGACCTTGGCTCAGCCACTCTTCTCCTTCTTTGCGGTCGTTATTTTTGCTCCTTTGACGGAAGAACTTATCTTTAGAGGGATGTTAGCACGCTACCTCTTTCCTAAGCAGGACAATAGTAAACAAACTCTAATTTTTCTTCTGGTAACTAGTGTTCTGTTTGCCTTGATTCATTTCCCAGGAGATGTGCAACAATTTTTAGTTTATGCTAGTCTTGGTTTTAGCTTGGGCTTGGCTTATATTAGCAGAAAAGGTCTGGTCTACAGTATTTCTCTTCACGCTTTAAATAATTTAGTCGGCTTTTTGATGATTCTCATGCTATAA
- the aspS gene encoding aspartate--tRNA ligase → MKRSMYAGRVREEHIGQEMTLKGWVGRRRDLGGLIFIDLRDREGIMQLVINPEKVSAEVMATAESLRSEFVIEVTGQVAAREQANDKLPTGAVELNVTALTVLNTAKTTPFEIKDGIEANDDTRLRYRYLDLRRPEMLENLKLRAKVTHSIRNYLDELEFIDVETPFLSKSTPEGARDYLVPSRVNKGHFYALPQSPQITKQLLMNAGFDRYYQIVKCFRDEDLRGDRQPEFTQVDLETSFLTEQEIQDITEGLIARVMKETKGIEVTLPFPRMKYDDAMALYGSDKPDTRFDMLLQDLTEVVKGVDFKVFSEAPAVKAIVVKGAADNYSRKDIDKMTEVAKQYGAKGLAWVKVVDGELNGPVAKFLTDIQAELTTALALEDKDLVLFVADTLEVANATLGALRGRIAKELDLIDSDKFNFLWVVDWPMFEWSEEEDRYMSAHHPFTLPQEETAHELEGDLAKVRAIAYDIVLNGYELGGGSLRINQKDLQERMFKALGFSAEEANDQFGFLLEAMDYGFPPHGGLAIGLDRFVMLLAGEENIREVIAFPKNNKASDPMTQAPSTVALKQLEELSLQVEEDETSKTN, encoded by the coding sequence ATGAAACGTAGTATGTATGCTGGTCGTGTTCGTGAGGAACACATCGGACAAGAAATGACCTTGAAAGGATGGGTTGGCCGTCGTCGTGATCTTGGTGGTTTGATTTTTATCGACCTTCGTGACCGTGAAGGAATCATGCAGTTGGTTATCAACCCTGAAAAAGTATCTGCAGAGGTCATGGCAACAGCTGAGAGCCTTCGTAGTGAATTTGTTATCGAGGTGACAGGTCAGGTCGCTGCGCGTGAGCAAGCTAATGATAAGTTACCAACTGGTGCAGTTGAGTTAAACGTGACAGCTCTGACAGTGCTTAATACAGCTAAGACAACCCCATTTGAGATTAAGGATGGGATTGAGGCCAATGACGATACACGTTTACGTTACCGTTACCTTGACCTTCGTCGTCCAGAAATGTTGGAAAATCTTAAACTTCGTGCTAAGGTGACCCACTCTATCCGCAACTACTTGGATGAGTTGGAGTTTATCGACGTGGAGACACCATTCCTTTCTAAGTCAACTCCTGAAGGGGCGCGTGACTATTTGGTGCCATCTCGTGTTAATAAAGGGCATTTTTACGCTCTTCCTCAAAGTCCACAAATCACGAAACAGCTCTTGATGAATGCTGGTTTTGACCGTTACTACCAAATCGTTAAATGTTTCCGTGACGAGGACTTGCGTGGTGACCGCCAGCCTGAGTTTACCCAGGTCGACTTGGAAACATCTTTCCTTACTGAGCAAGAAATCCAAGATATCACAGAAGGTTTGATTGCGCGCGTGATGAAGGAAACAAAAGGCATTGAAGTCACTCTGCCTTTCCCTCGTATGAAATACGATGATGCGATGGCTCTTTACGGTTCTGACAAGCCAGATACCCGTTTTGACATGTTACTTCAGGACTTGACAGAAGTGGTCAAAGGTGTAGACTTCAAAGTCTTTTCAGAAGCACCTGCTGTAAAAGCCATTGTGGTCAAAGGAGCTGCGGACAACTATTCACGTAAAGACATCGACAAGATGACGGAAGTAGCTAAACAGTATGGTGCCAAAGGTCTTGCTTGGGTCAAGGTAGTTGATGGAGAATTAAACGGACCAGTTGCCAAGTTCTTGACAGACATCCAAGCAGAATTGACAACAGCGCTTGCTCTTGAAGATAAGGACTTGGTTCTCTTTGTGGCGGATACGCTTGAAGTGGCCAATGCAACACTCGGTGCCCTTCGTGGACGTATTGCCAAAGAGCTTGATTTGATTGATAGCGATAAATTCAACTTCCTTTGGGTGGTTGATTGGCCAATGTTTGAATGGTCTGAAGAAGAAGACCGTTACATGAGTGCCCACCATCCGTTCACCCTTCCACAGGAAGAGACTGCTCACGAATTAGAAGGTGATTTGGCTAAGGTTCGTGCCATTGCTTACGATATCGTCTTGAACGGTTATGAGCTTGGTGGTGGTAGCCTTCGTATCAACCAAAAAGACCTTCAAGAACGCATGTTCAAGGCTCTTGGTTTCTCAGCTGAAGAAGCAAATGACCAGTTTGGTTTCCTTCTTGAAGCCATGGACTATGGTTTCCCACCACACGGTGGTTTGGCTATTGGGCTTGACCGTTTTGTCATGCTCTTAGCAGGAGAAGAAAATATCCGTGAAGTTATTGCCTTTCCTAAGAACAACAAGGCAAGTGATCCAATGACACAAGCTCCTTCAACAGTAGCTCTCAAACAACTAGAGGAACTCAGCTTACAAGTAGAAGAAGATGAAACAAGCAAAACGAATTAA
- a CDS encoding YitT family protein — protein MKQAKRIKRWRYYLRRFAHQIKILRVLQSISREKYDEKISASLVYGFLSAVAVNFFFQPGHVYSSGATGLAQIISALSNHWFGFHIPISLTFYAINFPLMVLAWYQIGHKFTVFTFITVSMSSFFIQFVPVATLTEDPIINALFGGVVMGLGIGFALRNNISSGGTDIVSLTIRKKTGKNVGSISFLVNGTIMLIAGLTFGWKYALYSMITIFVSSRVTDVVFTKQKRMQAMIVTNHPDKVIEKIHKKLHRGATMIHDAEGTYNHERKAVLITVITRAEFNEFKQIMKQVDPGAFVSVSENVHILGRFVETEN, from the coding sequence ATGAAACAAGCAAAACGAATTAAGCGGTGGCGCTATTATCTGCGCCGCTTTGCTCATCAGATAAAAATTTTACGTGTCTTACAAAGCATCTCTCGCGAAAAATATGATGAGAAGATTTCGGCCTCTCTGGTCTATGGTTTTTTATCAGCAGTAGCGGTCAATTTCTTTTTCCAACCAGGGCATGTGTATTCGAGTGGTGCGACAGGTCTGGCACAGATTATCTCTGCCTTGAGTAATCACTGGTTTGGTTTTCATATTCCGATTTCGCTGACCTTCTACGCCATTAATTTTCCTTTGATGGTCTTGGCTTGGTATCAGATTGGCCATAAGTTCACCGTCTTTACCTTTATCACGGTATCCATGAGTTCCTTCTTTATCCAGTTTGTCCCTGTAGCAACCTTGACGGAGGATCCCATTATCAATGCCCTTTTTGGGGGTGTTGTCATGGGTTTGGGGATTGGTTTTGCTCTTCGCAACAATATCTCCAGTGGTGGGACCGATATCGTCAGTCTGACCATTCGCAAGAAGACGGGTAAGAATGTTGGTAGTATTTCTTTCTTGGTAAATGGGACCATCATGCTGATAGCTGGTTTGACCTTTGGTTGGAAATACGCTCTCTACTCTATGATTACCATCTTTGTCTCTAGCCGTGTAACAGATGTAGTCTTTACCAAGCAAAAACGCATGCAGGCCATGATTGTGACCAATCATCCAGACAAGGTTATTGAAAAAATACATAAAAAATTGCACCGCGGAGCAACCATGATCCACGATGCAGAAGGAACCTATAATCACGAAAGAAAGGCAGTTTTAATCACTGTCATTACACGTGCAGAGTTTAATGAATTTAAACAGATTATGAAACAGGTGGATCCAGGCGCCTTTGTCTCTGTATCTGAGAATGTTCATATTCTGGGACGATTCGTTGAAACAGAAAATTAG
- a CDS encoding LacI family DNA-binding transcriptional regulator, with the protein MPVTIKDVAKAAGVSPSTVTRVIQNKSTISDETKKRVRKAMKELNYHPNLNARSLVSSYTQVIGLVLPDDSDAFYQNPFFPSVLRGIAQVASENHYAIQIATGKDEKERLKAISQMVYGKRVDGLIFLYAEEEDPLVKLVADEQFPFLILGKSISPFIPLVDNDNVQAGFDATEYFIKKGCKRIAFIGGSKKLFVTKDRLTGYEQALKHYQLPMDGNLTYFANEFLEEKGYQFSQLLFQHDPQIDAIITTDSLLAAGICDYIAKHQLDVPVLSFDSVNPKLNLAAYVDINSLELGRVSFETILQIISDAKSNKQICYRQLIAHKIIEK; encoded by the coding sequence ATGCCCGTTACGATTAAAGATGTGGCCAAGGCTGCTGGTGTTTCACCTTCAACCGTAACCCGTGTTATTCAAAATAAATCAACCATTAGCGACGAAACTAAAAAACGCGTTCGCAAGGCTATGAAGGAGCTCAATTACCACCCCAACCTCAACGCTCGTAGCTTGGTAAGTAGTTATACCCAAGTTATCGGCTTGGTCCTTCCTGACGACTCAGACGCCTTCTATCAAAATCCCTTCTTCCCATCTGTCCTCCGTGGTATCGCTCAAGTCGCTTCTGAAAACCACTATGCTATTCAGATTGCAACAGGTAAAGATGAAAAAGAGCGACTTAAAGCGATTTCACAGATGGTTTACGGTAAACGTGTGGATGGTTTGATTTTCCTTTATGCCGAAGAGGAAGATCCCTTGGTCAAACTAGTTGCTGATGAGCAGTTCCCCTTCCTCATCCTAGGAAAATCCATTTCACCCTTTATCCCTCTTGTTGACAATGACAATGTCCAAGCTGGTTTTGATGCAACCGAATATTTTATCAAAAAAGGCTGCAAACGCATTGCCTTTATCGGAGGAAGTAAAAAGCTCTTCGTGACCAAAGACCGTTTAACAGGCTATGAACAGGCGCTTAAACATTACCAACTGCCTATGGACGGAAATCTGACCTACTTTGCAAATGAATTCCTAGAGGAAAAAGGATATCAGTTTAGCCAACTCCTCTTTCAGCATGACCCACAGATTGATGCTATCATTACAACTGATAGTCTCCTTGCTGCAGGGATCTGTGATTACATCGCAAAACACCAACTGGATGTCCCTGTCCTCAGCTTCGACTCAGTCAATCCCAAGCTAAACTTGGCAGCCTATGTCGATATCAATAGTTTGGAGCTTGGTCGTGTTTCCTTTGAAACTATCCTCCAGATTATCAGCGATGCTAAAAGCAATAAACAAATTTGTTACCGTCAGTTGATTGCCCACAAAATTATCGAAAAATAA